In Paenibacillus phoenicis, one genomic interval encodes:
- a CDS encoding TrkH family potassium uptake protein, with amino-acid sequence MNALHTKKINLSPPQILVTGFALIILLGTLLLMLPISGTSGEPMPFIDALFTATSATCVTGLFVVDTGRYFSTFGHIVIIMLVQIGGLGFMTMATLFSLVLKRKISLKDRLLLQEAMNQSSMEGIVRLIRKVLMYSLIIESSAAVLLTIRWAFDMPFGRALYYGIWHSISMFNNAGFDLFGENRSLIPYVNDPLINIVSILLIVSGGLGFIVLSDLAEYRKHRKLSLHSKVVLSMTGALIAIGTIVIFVFEFTNSRTLEPLSWSGKIWASMFQSITPRSGGVVTLDIGSLRQATQFFIIILMFIGASPGSTGGGIKTTTFTILIGAVISMIRGRTDLVLFRYRMAQERIFKALTITMMALFVIVAVAMVLSTTEDASFLSILFETTSAFGTVGLSMGLTEHLTEFGKVVISLTMFAGRLGPLTLAYAIGPRKGKELYRHPEGKIIIG; translated from the coding sequence GTGAACGCGTTGCATACCAAGAAAATTAACCTTTCTCCGCCGCAGATATTGGTGACTGGGTTTGCCCTCATCATTTTGTTGGGAACTCTGCTGCTTATGCTTCCGATCTCTGGGACGTCCGGGGAACCGATGCCATTTATTGATGCTTTATTTACGGCAACCTCGGCAACTTGTGTGACGGGGCTGTTTGTGGTGGATACGGGAAGGTATTTTTCAACCTTTGGACATATCGTCATCATCATGCTTGTACAAATCGGGGGGCTTGGCTTTATGACCATGGCCACCTTGTTCTCCCTTGTCCTCAAACGGAAAATCTCGCTGAAAGACCGTCTGCTGCTCCAGGAAGCGATGAACCAGAGCTCAATGGAAGGCATCGTTCGCTTAATCCGCAAGGTGCTGATGTACTCCCTGATCATCGAGTCCAGTGCGGCGGTGCTCCTCACGATTCGCTGGGCCTTTGATATGCCGTTTGGCCGGGCGCTGTATTATGGGATTTGGCATTCGATTTCGATGTTTAATAATGCGGGATTTGATTTGTTTGGGGAAAATCGCAGTTTAATCCCCTATGTTAACGATCCTTTGATTAACATCGTCTCCATCTTGCTCATCGTGTCCGGGGGGCTTGGTTTTATTGTCTTGTCCGATCTGGCAGAGTATCGCAAGCATCGCAAATTGTCGCTTCATTCCAAAGTGGTGCTGTCCATGACGGGGGCGCTGATTGCGATTGGCACGATCGTCATTTTCGTGTTCGAATTCACGAACTCGCGTACGCTGGAACCGCTCAGTTGGAGCGGCAAAATCTGGGCTTCAATGTTCCAATCGATTACGCCTCGTTCGGGAGGGGTTGTCACCCTTGATATCGGTTCGCTGCGTCAGGCTACGCAATTCTTCATAATCATCCTGATGTTTATCGGGGCTTCGCCCGGCTCGACGGGGGGCGGGATCAAGACAACTACCTTTACGATTCTCATCGGCGCGGTGATCTCCATGATCCGCGGACGAACCGATTTGGTGTTGTTCCGTTACCGGATGGCCCAAGAACGGATCTTCAAGGCGCTCACGATTACGATGATGGCACTGTTCGTCATCGTTGCTGTAGCGATGGTTCTGTCCACCACAGAAGACGCAAGCTTCCTCTCCATTTTATTTGAAACGACTTCGGCTTTTGGAACGGTTGGATTATCGATGGGCTTAACGGAGCACTTGACGGAATTTGGGAAAGTTGTGATCAGTCTTACGATGTTTGCCGGACGGCTGGGGCCCTTGACGCTTGCTTATGCCATCGGTCCAAGGAAGGGGAAAGAGCTGTATCGCCATCCAGAAGGCAAAATCATTATTGGATAA